A window from Dioscorea cayenensis subsp. rotundata cultivar TDr96_F1 chromosome 10, TDr96_F1_v2_PseudoChromosome.rev07_lg8_w22 25.fasta, whole genome shotgun sequence encodes these proteins:
- the LOC120270659 gene encoding protein MEI2-like 4 isoform X1, with protein sequence MPTEMMDRRHLSFFSEEICFPTERHIGLWKPDSVPDHQGTERMAFMPGSKSVSSSSMEKLHFLGSRPLECLELSQPYVFKDQKTKSSLNPSLVRMENTATKSRTWRTAEDCSSASDLQMQHSTRCLEGGKLGLNGVHYENENALFSSSLSEVFKRTLRLSSNDSFEQYANNFNSKVKDEDPFESLQDVEAQTIENLLPDDDDLFSGVIDDLDCVARPHVGGDFEDDLFCSVGGMELEVDDGFNCNNVPDSLDGGAVSGQQGGLSSAFTGEHPSRTLFVRNINSSVEDAELRDLFEEYGDIRALYTACKHRGFVMISYFDIRAARNAMKALQNKTLRRRKLDIHFSIPKDNPSEKDINQGTLVVFNLDSSVSNEDLCQIFGAYGEIKEIRETPHKRHHKFIEFYDVRSAEAALRALNRSDIAGKKIKLEPSRPGGARRSLMQQLCPELEQDETNGCQHGSPPNISSSDYHETITMGMITANGLDNGVAQGLNSSFQTPVSTFMNTRIHGISPKVVHRLSSPVNVTSIGNHASCLVDHNHSVGQINFSFQSMPAFSPHSLPDYHEGLINGIPCNSPSTMSAMPININPMSVEGIDKRSMHRVASGGLNSHSFEHNGTGLGSLGNGSCRLHGRQLFTNNSISYQHHAPGPMIWSNSPSFMDSIPPQHQQHMHGIPTAPSPMISPAMPLQHHHVGSAPTIKPSIWDMAHVFSGDSADSTTLHPGSLGSMAFSGSSLLHRLEFASQNIFPHSNGNHVDSSVPSTCIGIPSRQQSFHMFHGRNSMMPMPASFDSPNEHVRSRRSSDASGNLSENKKQYELDIDRILHGEDSRTTLMIKNIPNKYTSKMLLAAIDEHHRGTYDFIYLPIDFKNKCNVGYAFINMINPQHIIPFFQAFNGKKWEKFNSEKVASLAYARIQGKAALITHFQNSSLMNEDKRCRPILFHSNGPNAGDQEPFPIGNNVRTRPGRSRTISNVEHNQGSPTNSAHGDETPNFTDSSS encoded by the exons ATGCCAACAGAGATGATGGATCGGAGGCATCTGTCTTTCTTTTCAGAGGAAATCTGCTTCCCCACCGAG AGACATATTGGACTTTGGAAGCCTGACTCAGTGCCTGATCACCAGG GTACAGAGCGAATGGCATTCATGCCAGGGAGTAAGTCAGTTTCTTCATCTTCGATGGAAAAGCTTCATTTCTTAGGGTCCAGGCCTCTGGAATGCTTAGAACTTTCACAGCCGTATGTCTTCAAAGACCAGAAAACTAAATCCAGTCTTAATCCGAGTTTGGTGAGAATGGAGAATACTGCCACCAAATCCAGGACTTGGAGAACTGCAGAAGATTGCAGCTCAGCGTCTGATTTGCAAATGCAACACTCAACCCGATGCTTGGAAGGAGGCAAACTTGGTTTAAATGGGGTCCATTATGAGAATGAAAATGCTCTCTTCTCAAGTTCTTTATCCGAAGTATTTAAAAGAACAT TGAGGTTGTCATCCAATGATTCTTTTGAACAATATGCCAATAATTTTAACTCCAAAGTCAAGGATGAAGACCCATTTGAATCCTTACAAGATGTTGAAGCCCAAACAATTGAGAACCTACTtcctgatgatgatgatttattcTCTGGAGTCATTGACGATCTTGATTGTGTTGCTCGACCTCATGTTGGTGGTGATTTTGAAGATGATCTTTTCTGCAGTGTAGGAGGAATGGAACTTGAGGTGGATGATGGTTTCAATTGCAACAATGTCCCTGATTCACTTGATGGTGGTGCTGTCTCTGGTCAGCAGGGTGGGTTGAGTAGTGCCTTCACTGGTGAACATCCATCCAGAACACTTTTTGTGAGAAACATCAATAGTAGTGTTGAGGATGCTGAGTTAAGGGATTTATTTgag GAATATGGGGACATCCGTGCACTCTATACAGCATGCAAACATCGAGGTTTTGTTATGATATCATACTTTGATATAAGAGCTGCAAGGAATGCAATGAAAGCTCTTCAAAATAAGACATTGAGGCGTCGGAAGCTTGATATACATTTCTCTATTCCAAAG GATAATCCTTCAGAAAAAGATATTAACCAAGGAACTCTTGTTGTTTTCAACTTGGATTCTTCTGTTTCAAACGAAGACCTTTGCCAAATTTTTGGTGCTTATGGAGAAATCAAAGAG ATACGTGAAACTCCTCACAAACGGCATCACAAATTCATAGAATTCTACGATGTTAGATCTGCTGAAGCTGCTCTTCGTGCATTGAACAGGAGTGATATTGCAGGCAAGAAAATTAAGCTTGAACCTAGCAGGCCTGGAGGTGCAAGACG CAGCTTGATGCAACAGTTATGCCCAGAGTTGGAGCAGGATGAAACTAATGGATGCCAACATGGGAGCCCTCCCAATATTTCGTCATCAGATTACCACG AGACTATTACGATGGGCATGATCACCGCCAATGGTCTTGATAATGGTGTTGCCCAGGGCCTTAACTCTTCATTTCAAACGCCAGTTTCTACATTTATGAACACCAGAATTCACGGGATCTCTCCTAAAGTGGTTCATAGACTATCCTCTCCAGTCAATGTTACATCAATTGGCAATCATGCATCTTGCCTTGTTGATCACAATCATTCTGTCGGGCAGATAAATTTTAGCTTTCAAAGCATGCCGGCTTTCAGCCCTCACTCACTTCCAGACTATCATGAGGGGCTAATAAATGGCATCCCATGCAACTCACCAAGCACGATGTCGGCAATGCCTATTAACATCAACCCCATGAGTGTTGAAGGAATTGACAAGAGGAGCATGCATAGAGTAGCTTCTGGTGGTCTCAACAGTCATTCCTTTGAGCATAACGGAACTG GTCTTGGAAGTTTGGGAAATGGTAGCTGTCGGTTGCATGGACGTcaattatttacaaataattCCATCTCTTATCAACACCATGCACCGGGGCCTATGATATGGTCCAATTCACCTTCATTCATGGATAGCATTCCTCCTCAACATCAGCAACATATGCATGGGATTCCAACAGCACCATCACCAATGATTAGCCCAGCTATGCCTTTGCAGCACCATCATGTGGGTTCTGCACCTACCATAAAACCTTCCATTTGGGATATGGCACATGTGTTTTCTGGAGATTCTGCAGATTCTACTACTCTTCATCCAGGTTCTCTGGGTAGCATGGCTTTTTCTGGCAGCTCTCTATTGCATCGTTTGGAGTTTGCTTCACAAAACATCTTTCCTCATTCTAATGGAAACCATGTAGACTCTTCTGTTCCCTCAACATGCATCGGAATTCCTTCACGTCAGCAAAGTTTCCATATGTTTCATGGAAGGAATTCTATGATGCCGATGCCTGCTTCATTTGATTCTCCAAATGAGCATGTAAGAAGTCGGAGAAGTAGTGATGCTAGTGGAAATTtgtctgaaaataaaaaacaatacgAGCTTGATATTGACCGCATTCTCCACGGTGAAGACTCCCGGACGACGTTAATGATTAAAAACATCCCCAATAA GTACACCTCTAAGATGCTTTTGGCTGCCATTGATGAGCATCATCGTGGAACttatgatttcatttatttgCCTATTGATTTTAAG AATAAATGTAATGTGGGCTATGCTTTTATCAACATGATTAATCCGCAACATATAATCCCATTTTTCCAG GCTTTCAATGGtaagaaatgggagaaattcAACAGTGAAAAGGTTGCATCACTTGCGTACGCTCGTATTCAAGGGAAAGCAGCTCTGATTACTCACTTTCAAAACTCTAGTTTGATGAATGAGGATAAACGGTGCCGTCCTATATTATTCCATTCGAATGGTCCAAATGCAGGTGATCAG GAACCATTTCCCATAGGTAACAACGTCCGAACGAGACCTGGCAGGTCTAGAACCATCAGCAATGTAGAGCACAATCAAGGTAGCCCAACCAATTCTGCTCATGGAGATGAAACTCCCAATTTTACTGATTCTTCCTCCTGA
- the LOC120270659 gene encoding protein MEI2-like 4 isoform X3: MMDRRHLSFFSEEICFPTERHIGLWKPDSVPDHQGTERMAFMPGSKSVSSSSMEKLHFLGSRPLECLELSQPYVFKDQKTKSSLNPSLVRMENTATKSRTWRTAEDCSSASDLQMQHSTRCLEGGKLGLNGVHYENENALFSSSLSEVFKRTLRLSSNDSFEQYANNFNSKVKDEDPFESLQDVEAQTIENLLPDDDDLFSGVIDDLDCVARPHVGGDFEDDLFCSVGGMELEVDDGFNCNNVPDSLDGGAVSGQQGGLSSAFTGEHPSRTLFVRNINSSVEDAELRDLFEEYGDIRALYTACKHRGFVMISYFDIRAARNAMKALQNKTLRRRKLDIHFSIPKDNPSEKDINQGTLVVFNLDSSVSNEDLCQIFGAYGEIKEIRETPHKRHHKFIEFYDVRSAEAALRALNRSDIAGKKIKLEPSRPGGARRSLMQQLCPELEQDETNGCQHGSPPNISSSDYHETITMGMITANGLDNGVAQGLNSSFQTPVSTFMNTRIHGISPKVVHRLSSPVNVTSIGNHASCLVDHNHSVGQINFSFQSMPAFSPHSLPDYHEGLINGIPCNSPSTMSAMPININPMSVEGIDKRSMHRVASGGLNSHSFEHNGTGLGSLGNGSCRLHGRQLFTNNSISYQHHAPGPMIWSNSPSFMDSIPPQHQQHMHGIPTAPSPMISPAMPLQHHHVGSAPTIKPSIWDMAHVFSGDSADSTTLHPGSLGSMAFSGSSLLHRLEFASQNIFPHSNGNHVDSSVPSTCIGIPSRQQSFHMFHGRNSMMPMPASFDSPNEHVRSRRSSDASGNLSENKKQYELDIDRILHGEDSRTTLMIKNIPNKYTSKMLLAAIDEHHRGTYDFIYLPIDFKNKCNVGYAFINMINPQHIIPFFQAFNGKKWEKFNSEKVASLAYARIQGKAALITHFQNSSLMNEDKRCRPILFHSNGPNAGDQEPFPIGNNVRTRPGRSRTISNVEHNQGSPTNSAHGDETPNFTDSSS, encoded by the exons ATGATGGATCGGAGGCATCTGTCTTTCTTTTCAGAGGAAATCTGCTTCCCCACCGAG AGACATATTGGACTTTGGAAGCCTGACTCAGTGCCTGATCACCAGG GTACAGAGCGAATGGCATTCATGCCAGGGAGTAAGTCAGTTTCTTCATCTTCGATGGAAAAGCTTCATTTCTTAGGGTCCAGGCCTCTGGAATGCTTAGAACTTTCACAGCCGTATGTCTTCAAAGACCAGAAAACTAAATCCAGTCTTAATCCGAGTTTGGTGAGAATGGAGAATACTGCCACCAAATCCAGGACTTGGAGAACTGCAGAAGATTGCAGCTCAGCGTCTGATTTGCAAATGCAACACTCAACCCGATGCTTGGAAGGAGGCAAACTTGGTTTAAATGGGGTCCATTATGAGAATGAAAATGCTCTCTTCTCAAGTTCTTTATCCGAAGTATTTAAAAGAACAT TGAGGTTGTCATCCAATGATTCTTTTGAACAATATGCCAATAATTTTAACTCCAAAGTCAAGGATGAAGACCCATTTGAATCCTTACAAGATGTTGAAGCCCAAACAATTGAGAACCTACTtcctgatgatgatgatttattcTCTGGAGTCATTGACGATCTTGATTGTGTTGCTCGACCTCATGTTGGTGGTGATTTTGAAGATGATCTTTTCTGCAGTGTAGGAGGAATGGAACTTGAGGTGGATGATGGTTTCAATTGCAACAATGTCCCTGATTCACTTGATGGTGGTGCTGTCTCTGGTCAGCAGGGTGGGTTGAGTAGTGCCTTCACTGGTGAACATCCATCCAGAACACTTTTTGTGAGAAACATCAATAGTAGTGTTGAGGATGCTGAGTTAAGGGATTTATTTgag GAATATGGGGACATCCGTGCACTCTATACAGCATGCAAACATCGAGGTTTTGTTATGATATCATACTTTGATATAAGAGCTGCAAGGAATGCAATGAAAGCTCTTCAAAATAAGACATTGAGGCGTCGGAAGCTTGATATACATTTCTCTATTCCAAAG GATAATCCTTCAGAAAAAGATATTAACCAAGGAACTCTTGTTGTTTTCAACTTGGATTCTTCTGTTTCAAACGAAGACCTTTGCCAAATTTTTGGTGCTTATGGAGAAATCAAAGAG ATACGTGAAACTCCTCACAAACGGCATCACAAATTCATAGAATTCTACGATGTTAGATCTGCTGAAGCTGCTCTTCGTGCATTGAACAGGAGTGATATTGCAGGCAAGAAAATTAAGCTTGAACCTAGCAGGCCTGGAGGTGCAAGACG CAGCTTGATGCAACAGTTATGCCCAGAGTTGGAGCAGGATGAAACTAATGGATGCCAACATGGGAGCCCTCCCAATATTTCGTCATCAGATTACCACG AGACTATTACGATGGGCATGATCACCGCCAATGGTCTTGATAATGGTGTTGCCCAGGGCCTTAACTCTTCATTTCAAACGCCAGTTTCTACATTTATGAACACCAGAATTCACGGGATCTCTCCTAAAGTGGTTCATAGACTATCCTCTCCAGTCAATGTTACATCAATTGGCAATCATGCATCTTGCCTTGTTGATCACAATCATTCTGTCGGGCAGATAAATTTTAGCTTTCAAAGCATGCCGGCTTTCAGCCCTCACTCACTTCCAGACTATCATGAGGGGCTAATAAATGGCATCCCATGCAACTCACCAAGCACGATGTCGGCAATGCCTATTAACATCAACCCCATGAGTGTTGAAGGAATTGACAAGAGGAGCATGCATAGAGTAGCTTCTGGTGGTCTCAACAGTCATTCCTTTGAGCATAACGGAACTG GTCTTGGAAGTTTGGGAAATGGTAGCTGTCGGTTGCATGGACGTcaattatttacaaataattCCATCTCTTATCAACACCATGCACCGGGGCCTATGATATGGTCCAATTCACCTTCATTCATGGATAGCATTCCTCCTCAACATCAGCAACATATGCATGGGATTCCAACAGCACCATCACCAATGATTAGCCCAGCTATGCCTTTGCAGCACCATCATGTGGGTTCTGCACCTACCATAAAACCTTCCATTTGGGATATGGCACATGTGTTTTCTGGAGATTCTGCAGATTCTACTACTCTTCATCCAGGTTCTCTGGGTAGCATGGCTTTTTCTGGCAGCTCTCTATTGCATCGTTTGGAGTTTGCTTCACAAAACATCTTTCCTCATTCTAATGGAAACCATGTAGACTCTTCTGTTCCCTCAACATGCATCGGAATTCCTTCACGTCAGCAAAGTTTCCATATGTTTCATGGAAGGAATTCTATGATGCCGATGCCTGCTTCATTTGATTCTCCAAATGAGCATGTAAGAAGTCGGAGAAGTAGTGATGCTAGTGGAAATTtgtctgaaaataaaaaacaatacgAGCTTGATATTGACCGCATTCTCCACGGTGAAGACTCCCGGACGACGTTAATGATTAAAAACATCCCCAATAA GTACACCTCTAAGATGCTTTTGGCTGCCATTGATGAGCATCATCGTGGAACttatgatttcatttatttgCCTATTGATTTTAAG AATAAATGTAATGTGGGCTATGCTTTTATCAACATGATTAATCCGCAACATATAATCCCATTTTTCCAG GCTTTCAATGGtaagaaatgggagaaattcAACAGTGAAAAGGTTGCATCACTTGCGTACGCTCGTATTCAAGGGAAAGCAGCTCTGATTACTCACTTTCAAAACTCTAGTTTGATGAATGAGGATAAACGGTGCCGTCCTATATTATTCCATTCGAATGGTCCAAATGCAGGTGATCAG GAACCATTTCCCATAGGTAACAACGTCCGAACGAGACCTGGCAGGTCTAGAACCATCAGCAATGTAGAGCACAATCAAGGTAGCCCAACCAATTCTGCTCATGGAGATGAAACTCCCAATTTTACTGATTCTTCCTCCTGA
- the LOC120270659 gene encoding protein MEI2-like 4 isoform X2, with translation MPTEMMDRRHLSFFSEEICFPTERHIGLWKPDSVPDHQGTERMAFMPGSKSVSSSSMEKLHFLGSRPLECLELSQPYVFKDQKTKSSLNPSLVRMENTATKSRTWRTAEDCSSASDLQMQHSTRCLEGGKLGLNGVHYENENALFSSSLSEVFKRTLRLSSNDSFEQYANNFNSKVKDEDPFESLQDVEAQTIENLLPDDDDLFSGVIDDLDCVARPHVGGDFEDDLFCSVGGMELEVDDGFNCNNVPDSLDGGAVSGQQGGLSSAFTGEHPSRTLFVRNINSSVEDAELRDLFEEYGDIRALYTACKHRGFVMISYFDIRAARNAMKALQNKTLRRRKLDIHFSIPKDNPSEKDINQGTLVVFNLDSSVSNEDLCQIFGAYGEIKEIRETPHKRHHKFIEFYDVRSAEAALRALNRSDIAGKKIKLEPSRPGGARRLMQQLCPELEQDETNGCQHGSPPNISSSDYHETITMGMITANGLDNGVAQGLNSSFQTPVSTFMNTRIHGISPKVVHRLSSPVNVTSIGNHASCLVDHNHSVGQINFSFQSMPAFSPHSLPDYHEGLINGIPCNSPSTMSAMPININPMSVEGIDKRSMHRVASGGLNSHSFEHNGTGLGSLGNGSCRLHGRQLFTNNSISYQHHAPGPMIWSNSPSFMDSIPPQHQQHMHGIPTAPSPMISPAMPLQHHHVGSAPTIKPSIWDMAHVFSGDSADSTTLHPGSLGSMAFSGSSLLHRLEFASQNIFPHSNGNHVDSSVPSTCIGIPSRQQSFHMFHGRNSMMPMPASFDSPNEHVRSRRSSDASGNLSENKKQYELDIDRILHGEDSRTTLMIKNIPNKYTSKMLLAAIDEHHRGTYDFIYLPIDFKNKCNVGYAFINMINPQHIIPFFQAFNGKKWEKFNSEKVASLAYARIQGKAALITHFQNSSLMNEDKRCRPILFHSNGPNAGDQEPFPIGNNVRTRPGRSRTISNVEHNQGSPTNSAHGDETPNFTDSSS, from the exons ATGCCAACAGAGATGATGGATCGGAGGCATCTGTCTTTCTTTTCAGAGGAAATCTGCTTCCCCACCGAG AGACATATTGGACTTTGGAAGCCTGACTCAGTGCCTGATCACCAGG GTACAGAGCGAATGGCATTCATGCCAGGGAGTAAGTCAGTTTCTTCATCTTCGATGGAAAAGCTTCATTTCTTAGGGTCCAGGCCTCTGGAATGCTTAGAACTTTCACAGCCGTATGTCTTCAAAGACCAGAAAACTAAATCCAGTCTTAATCCGAGTTTGGTGAGAATGGAGAATACTGCCACCAAATCCAGGACTTGGAGAACTGCAGAAGATTGCAGCTCAGCGTCTGATTTGCAAATGCAACACTCAACCCGATGCTTGGAAGGAGGCAAACTTGGTTTAAATGGGGTCCATTATGAGAATGAAAATGCTCTCTTCTCAAGTTCTTTATCCGAAGTATTTAAAAGAACAT TGAGGTTGTCATCCAATGATTCTTTTGAACAATATGCCAATAATTTTAACTCCAAAGTCAAGGATGAAGACCCATTTGAATCCTTACAAGATGTTGAAGCCCAAACAATTGAGAACCTACTtcctgatgatgatgatttattcTCTGGAGTCATTGACGATCTTGATTGTGTTGCTCGACCTCATGTTGGTGGTGATTTTGAAGATGATCTTTTCTGCAGTGTAGGAGGAATGGAACTTGAGGTGGATGATGGTTTCAATTGCAACAATGTCCCTGATTCACTTGATGGTGGTGCTGTCTCTGGTCAGCAGGGTGGGTTGAGTAGTGCCTTCACTGGTGAACATCCATCCAGAACACTTTTTGTGAGAAACATCAATAGTAGTGTTGAGGATGCTGAGTTAAGGGATTTATTTgag GAATATGGGGACATCCGTGCACTCTATACAGCATGCAAACATCGAGGTTTTGTTATGATATCATACTTTGATATAAGAGCTGCAAGGAATGCAATGAAAGCTCTTCAAAATAAGACATTGAGGCGTCGGAAGCTTGATATACATTTCTCTATTCCAAAG GATAATCCTTCAGAAAAAGATATTAACCAAGGAACTCTTGTTGTTTTCAACTTGGATTCTTCTGTTTCAAACGAAGACCTTTGCCAAATTTTTGGTGCTTATGGAGAAATCAAAGAG ATACGTGAAACTCCTCACAAACGGCATCACAAATTCATAGAATTCTACGATGTTAGATCTGCTGAAGCTGCTCTTCGTGCATTGAACAGGAGTGATATTGCAGGCAAGAAAATTAAGCTTGAACCTAGCAGGCCTGGAGGTGCAAGACG CTTGATGCAACAGTTATGCCCAGAGTTGGAGCAGGATGAAACTAATGGATGCCAACATGGGAGCCCTCCCAATATTTCGTCATCAGATTACCACG AGACTATTACGATGGGCATGATCACCGCCAATGGTCTTGATAATGGTGTTGCCCAGGGCCTTAACTCTTCATTTCAAACGCCAGTTTCTACATTTATGAACACCAGAATTCACGGGATCTCTCCTAAAGTGGTTCATAGACTATCCTCTCCAGTCAATGTTACATCAATTGGCAATCATGCATCTTGCCTTGTTGATCACAATCATTCTGTCGGGCAGATAAATTTTAGCTTTCAAAGCATGCCGGCTTTCAGCCCTCACTCACTTCCAGACTATCATGAGGGGCTAATAAATGGCATCCCATGCAACTCACCAAGCACGATGTCGGCAATGCCTATTAACATCAACCCCATGAGTGTTGAAGGAATTGACAAGAGGAGCATGCATAGAGTAGCTTCTGGTGGTCTCAACAGTCATTCCTTTGAGCATAACGGAACTG GTCTTGGAAGTTTGGGAAATGGTAGCTGTCGGTTGCATGGACGTcaattatttacaaataattCCATCTCTTATCAACACCATGCACCGGGGCCTATGATATGGTCCAATTCACCTTCATTCATGGATAGCATTCCTCCTCAACATCAGCAACATATGCATGGGATTCCAACAGCACCATCACCAATGATTAGCCCAGCTATGCCTTTGCAGCACCATCATGTGGGTTCTGCACCTACCATAAAACCTTCCATTTGGGATATGGCACATGTGTTTTCTGGAGATTCTGCAGATTCTACTACTCTTCATCCAGGTTCTCTGGGTAGCATGGCTTTTTCTGGCAGCTCTCTATTGCATCGTTTGGAGTTTGCTTCACAAAACATCTTTCCTCATTCTAATGGAAACCATGTAGACTCTTCTGTTCCCTCAACATGCATCGGAATTCCTTCACGTCAGCAAAGTTTCCATATGTTTCATGGAAGGAATTCTATGATGCCGATGCCTGCTTCATTTGATTCTCCAAATGAGCATGTAAGAAGTCGGAGAAGTAGTGATGCTAGTGGAAATTtgtctgaaaataaaaaacaatacgAGCTTGATATTGACCGCATTCTCCACGGTGAAGACTCCCGGACGACGTTAATGATTAAAAACATCCCCAATAA GTACACCTCTAAGATGCTTTTGGCTGCCATTGATGAGCATCATCGTGGAACttatgatttcatttatttgCCTATTGATTTTAAG AATAAATGTAATGTGGGCTATGCTTTTATCAACATGATTAATCCGCAACATATAATCCCATTTTTCCAG GCTTTCAATGGtaagaaatgggagaaattcAACAGTGAAAAGGTTGCATCACTTGCGTACGCTCGTATTCAAGGGAAAGCAGCTCTGATTACTCACTTTCAAAACTCTAGTTTGATGAATGAGGATAAACGGTGCCGTCCTATATTATTCCATTCGAATGGTCCAAATGCAGGTGATCAG GAACCATTTCCCATAGGTAACAACGTCCGAACGAGACCTGGCAGGTCTAGAACCATCAGCAATGTAGAGCACAATCAAGGTAGCCCAACCAATTCTGCTCATGGAGATGAAACTCCCAATTTTACTGATTCTTCCTCCTGA